A single region of the Mytilus trossulus isolate FHL-02 unplaced genomic scaffold, PNRI_Mtr1.1.1.hap1 h1tg000215l__unscaffolded, whole genome shotgun sequence genome encodes:
- the LOC134701107 gene encoding uncharacterized protein LOC134701107 translates to MLDKKQRQITDDLHVLQNFFFIILGKKLGQIAERAKQLIPEIARVQYQPKVKKSKKKKKKKKGKNLDEFGDDEDEPPSVPLRAEDITDEVIAMRLDESMYKKICKTGEIPQIDLEMQRCAEKLTGIDDRLMVLEGDKNLLSLYCMEVFFNEQNDNNQPIEFRRQQSSLYRHLHPDPDIEMNIEELEGALQVVNHNLISESEFDYIYQILNLPGRRKINFQLFTVIAALSEKISQMDPVIKKILIKDNPEETKKKRRSYDALDLKMETSKELFGLLADGDYETNNNGNAKASQLAVELTAGGLDPECVGYVLSKFNRFGTGYIDFMDFVTYVPLFIEIHQKIVDDPFNVSLDIS, encoded by the exons ATGCTGGACAAGAAACAACGACAGATCACTGACGATCTACATGTACTTCAAA attttttttttataattttaggtaAAAAGTTAGGTCAGATAGCAGAGAGGGCAAAACAGTTGATTCCAGAAATAGCCAGAGTTCAGTACCAAcctaaagtgaaaaaaagtaaaaagaag aaaaagaagaaaaagggTAAGAATTTGGATGAGTTTGGAGATGATGAGGATGAACCCCCTTCTGTACCTCTTAGAGCAGAAGATATTACTGATGAAGTTATTGCTATGAGATTAGATGAATCTATGTATAAAAAG ATTTGTAAGACTGGAGAAATACCTCAAATAGATCTTGAGATGCAGAGATGTGCTGAGAAGTTAACTGGTATAGATGATAGATTAATGGTGTTAGAAG GAGACAAGAATTTGTTGTCTCTTTACTGTATGGAGGTTTTCTTCAATgaacaaaatgataataatcaGCCGATAGAATTTAGGCGCCAACAGAGCTCCCTCTACAGACATCTACATCCAGATCCT gatATAGAAATGAATATAGAAGAATTAGAAGGGGCATTACAAGTTGTCAATCATAATTTAATATCTGAGTCAGAGTTTGACTATATATATCAG ATTTTGAATTTACCAGGCAGAAGAAAAATTAACTTCCAACTTTTCACAGTTATAGCTGCATTGTCAGAAAAAATCTCTCAAATGGA CCCTGTTATAAAGAAGATATTGATTAAAGATAATCCAGAAGAAACTAAGAAGAAAAGAAGAAGCTATGATGCTTTAGATCTTAAGATGGAAACTTCTAAG GAATTATTTGGACTGTTAGCAGACGGTGATTATGAGACTAACAACAACGGCAATGCTAAAGCCTCACAGCTAGCGGTAGAATTAACTGCCGGTGGACTGGACCCTGAATGTGTGGGATAT GTTTTAAGCAAGTTTAACAGATTTGGGACAGGATATATAGATTTTATGGACTTTGTGACTTATGTACCATTGTTTATAGAAATTCATCAAAAAATAGTTGATGATCCTTTTAATGTTAGTTTGGATATTTCATAA